Part of the Sander lucioperca isolate FBNREF2018 chromosome 1, SLUC_FBN_1.2, whole genome shotgun sequence genome is shown below.
CAGAGCTTTGCCGTAATCTCCAGATACCTCCGACTGCAGATCATGAATCATCGATCTTCCAGTTTCTTAAATGAAACGGAACATTACGGTGCATTATAACAATCGAGACACATTACATCATGAACATTTGCCAACTGTTTCACAATAATCCGAGTTACTATCTAATCGGTGAAATTAGAAATACTGAGTGTTGAAGATACTAACCTGCAAGGTACGCGTCAGACAAGGCCTGCATCTGTCTGTTGGATCTCGAGGCAAAGATTTCTGTCAACGTACTCTCAGTGGTCCCTGCTCCCTGTATGCGATACACACAAAATGTGATAAGCACCAGTAAATGATGACAGCGTTTCAGCTGTTCTTACAACACAATGCAAGTATAGTAAAATGTCATGAATCCAAACTAATCTTAAGTAAATTAAGTctgtttaaataaatgaaacatgtagactgtgtgtctctgctccctttaaattcatttttgtttgtttctttgaaCACTGATGCATTAGCAGGCCAATGCAGACTCTGTTTTGAAGCATCTTGAAGTTAATCTGACACAATCTCACCTTGATGGCTCTGATGACTTCGTGGCAGTCGTAGACAGCAGGGGGTGTTACCAAGGCTACTAACAAGTCCTCAAAGTCTCCGTGGGTGTCGCCCTCCAGGTCAGCTACTAATTTCTGATGGAGGAACGTTGGTATCACACATTTTGGTCCATTGTCTTTGTCATAACACTCtgaattattatttaaaagtCAATTGATGTACCCTTCCTGTGGCTTTCTCATAGGCTTTAGCGATAAGCTGGCGCTGAGCATTACTTCTTTGGGTCAACACCTCAACTAGTGTCTTTTCTGTCGTACCTATAGAGAAGAGGAGAACACAAAACAGGCTCACCACTTACTTACACTGCACTTGGAGAGTTCATGGGTATGCAACAGATATAGAACGTGTTCTACTAGCGGGCAGATTTGCAATATTTAGTAAAACAAgatcaaagtgctttacagctTGGTCTGATATAAAAGAATACTGATAAGTATTAAATAATGGTGACTGATCGACTTACCGATGCCCTCTATGGCCTTCCTCAGTGCAGACACATCTTCTTCCACTTTGAAGTTTGCCTTGTCCTTCACAGTTCCTCTTGCACTGGACTgataaacacagaaacacactcacaGGCTCATACATAACAATACAAAATGATCAACAAGTAACCACGTTGTACATGTAATAAACAAAGACACATGTACTAGTTTATACAGTGTATAGTGTTTTCGGTTTAATATTTTATAGTCTAAGCTTTCATACAGGATTTGTCTCTATCCATTCAAGCAATAGCAACCCAGATATaatattcatcatcatcatcatcgtcgtcAGCCTGGGCACTAAAAAGGTGAGAGTATGCTTAACTTACTGTCACGGTCAGTGAGGAGGGGGAGTCTAAGAGCAGCTCCAAGTCATCCTACAATACATGTCAAGAAATATGCTTTAATGATCAACTATATTTTCTCATATTTTAAGCCGACAATCTCATTTTAAAACAACTACTTACCCAAGCAGACATTGTTGTGGCTATAAAGAAAAGTCTTAAActaggaaaaagaaaaagcataCAGTATTAGCATATTGATATCAGCGTATGGTTTATTCCTTTAGCTCTAGTCTCTGATTAGTTTTGCTCTGCAGTTTTCATCCTCTGACTTTTAGTGCCTGAGCGGACGTCCGGCCTGGACTTCGGGTGACATTAACAAATCCACTGGATTATTATTCTTAATGTCTTCGTGTGAATCCGTTATAAGTGCTCGCATTTGACAGTTGACCAAGCCAAGAACACGTGTACGCGACTAGAGCTGCATAAAATGAAAACCTTAACATCGTCATGTCGACAGCTGAGGAAAATACAATTTTCCCGATGAGCAAAATAAAGCACAAACAGAGAATAAAGACGTGTACATATCTGGGATACTGTGATCAAAAGTCATTCAACTGGATTTGTGTTCTTACCTTAGGTTTAGTGAGAGGACAGGATTGATATCAGAGGAGGAATTTCACAGTTTACCAAAATCGCCACACCTTAGAGAGAAGTTGAGAAGGCAACGCCCATTATTGGCCGGAGGAAGTTGAGTCATGGAGAGGTTGTTCATAAACTCCTCCTCACTTGTACGCAGTCACAGTTCAGCCCTGTCATCTTTGTTATACAGACACAGAACTAACACTTCACTAAAAGTAACAGAAGCTGTTGTAACACCATTTTTCAAACCGTAGATGCCATTAGACTTCAGGAATGACCGACAGTGGGTCCAAAGTCATATTTGCTTTCAGGGAAGGGGCGAGGACATGAGtcagagaggaggaaggaaagCGGCCTTATTTCTTATCATCCCTACAGTAACTCCATGTTGAGATCCCAATTTTTTATCTAGATATAGGCCTGCCCTCTGTCAGTCTAGTTCATTTAGCCCTTAAATCCTAAATCTATTCTAGATGTAAATAATAGCAAATTAGTGGCTATTTTTTAATCATACACAATAATTAGGTTACCTATTAGAGCTTGTTTAGTGTTTAGAATTCAGCAAAATTCATAGATAGCCCTACTTAACATCCTGAGGCAAAACTAGAAGTGTAGTCAATATGGTTATGAGAGGGGCATGGTATTGGTCCTGCCACAGCTGTAGGAGTGTGGGGGGGGTTATGTGGAGAGGGTACAATAAAACAAGCTGATTCCCTTAACTTTATAAAGCATCCACCTACTTTAAACATATGCAACTATAATGCTTTTATATGTTATAGATGTTTTTAAATAGCTATCTCAAACCCCTGCAACCCTCCATCATGTCAAACAGTGAAACCCCAGTTATCTTAAGGGGGCACTGCAGTGgtttagtattgcacttccataaatATATGGGACATGtgagacagatttaaaaaaaaaaaaaaaaaaaaaaaagaatggtttAAAGTGAAGTGGCAAAGATGGAGATATCCTTTTAGTCCCTAGtatgggtcaagctccaaaaacacataatcccataatgcaacttggTAGCATCTTTCATCAGAGCCTGGTTAAAGCTTACTTCTTTTAAACTCCATGGCCCAAG
Proteins encoded:
- the anxa3b gene encoding annexin A3b, whose protein sequence is MSAWDDLELLLDSPSSLTVTSSARGTVKDKANFKVEEDVSALRKAIEGIGTTEKTLVEVLTQRSNAQRQLIAKAYEKATGRKLVADLEGDTHGDFEDLLVALVTPPAVYDCHEVIRAIKGAGTTESTLTEIFASRSNRQMQALSDAYLAETGRSMIHDLQSEVSGDYGKALLILAEGKRDESTNVDTAKAKADAKALYEAGEKKWGTDEGKFIDILCHRSIPQLRQTLVEYKAISKKTLQESIESEMSGNLEKLLVAVVKCVKTTPAYLAERLFKSMKGAGTTESTLTRILVSRSEVDLLDIRAEYKKLFGCSLYSQLESEVSGDYGDALKHLCGQDD